The following are from one region of the Staphylococcus argenteus genome:
- the copZ gene encoding copper chaperone CopZ, protein MSQEILNVEGMSCGHCKSAVESALNNIDGVTSAEVNLENGQVSVQYDDSKVAVSQMKDAIEDQGYDVV, encoded by the coding sequence ATGTCACAAGAAATTTTAAATGTTGAAGGTATGAGCTGTGGTCACTGCAAAAGTGCAGTTGAATCTGCATTAAACAATATTGATGGTGTCACTTCAGCTGAAGTTAACCTTGAAAATGGCCAAGTAAGTGTTCAATATGATGACAGTAAAGTTGCTGTATCTCAAATGAAAGACGCAATTGAAGACCAAGGTTACGATGTCGTTTAA
- the pruA gene encoding L-glutamate gamma-semialdehyde dehydrogenase codes for MVVEFKNEPGYDFSVQENVDMFKKALKDVEKELGQDIPLVINGEKIFKDDKIKSINPADTSQVIANASKATKEDVEDAFKAANEAYKSWKTWSANDRAELMLRVSAIIRRRKAEIAAIMVYEAGKPWDEAVGDAAEGIDFIEYYARSMMDLAQGKPVLDREGEHNKYFYKSIGTGVTIPPWNFPFAIMAGTTLAPVVAGNTVLLKPAEDTPYIAYKLMEILEEAGLPKGVVNFVPGDPKEIGDYLVDHKDTHFVTFTGSRATGTRIYERSAVVQEGQNFLKRVIAEMGGKDAIVVDEKIDTDMAAEAIVTSAFGFSGQKCSACSRAIVHKDVYDEVLEKAVKLTKELTLGNTVDNTYMGPVINKKQFDKIKNYIEIGKEEGKLEQGGGTDDSKGYFVEPTIISGLKSKDRIMQEEIFGPVVGFVKVNNFDEAIEVANDTDYGLTGAVITNNREHWIKAVNEFDVGNLYLNRGCTSAVVGYHPFGGFKMSGTDAKTGSPDYLLHFLEQKVVSEMF; via the coding sequence ATGGTAGTAGAATTTAAAAATGAACCTGGTTACGATTTTTCAGTTCAAGAAAATGTGGATATGTTTAAGAAAGCATTGAAAGACGTGGAAAAAGAATTAGGTCAAGACATACCATTAGTGATTAATGGAGAGAAGATTTTTAAAGATGACAAAATTAAATCAATCAATCCTGCAGACACATCACAAGTGATTGCAAATGCATCAAAGGCAACAAAAGAAGATGTTGAAGATGCATTTAAAGCAGCGAATGAAGCTTATAAATCTTGGAAAACATGGTCAGCTAACGATCGTGCAGAGCTTATGCTACGTGTTTCTGCAATTATTCGTCGTCGCAAAGCGGAAATTGCAGCAATTATGGTATATGAAGCAGGGAAACCATGGGATGAAGCGGTTGGAGATGCAGCTGAAGGTATTGATTTTATTGAATACTATGCACGTTCAATGATGGACTTAGCTCAAGGTAAACCAGTACTTGATCGTGAAGGTGAACATAATAAATATTTCTATAAATCAATTGGTACAGGCGTTACAATTCCGCCATGGAACTTCCCATTTGCAATTATGGCTGGTACAACATTAGCACCAGTAGTTGCAGGGAATACAGTATTACTAAAACCAGCTGAAGATACACCTTATATTGCTTATAAATTAATGGAAATTTTAGAAGAAGCGGGATTACCAAAAGGTGTTGTTAACTTTGTTCCTGGTGATCCAAAAGAAATTGGTGATTATTTAGTAGATCATAAAGATACACACTTTGTTACATTTACAGGATCACGTGCAACAGGTACTAGAATTTATGAACGTAGTGCTGTTGTACAAGAAGGTCAAAACTTCTTGAAACGTGTTATCGCTGAAATGGGTGGTAAAGATGCGATTGTAGTCGATGAAAAGATTGATACAGATATGGCAGCAGAAGCAATTGTTACATCAGCATTTGGCTTCTCTGGTCAAAAATGTTCAGCATGTTCACGTGCAATTGTGCATAAAGACGTTTATGACGAAGTATTAGAAAAAGCAGTTAAACTAACAAAAGAATTAACGTTAGGTAATACTGTAGATAATACGTATATGGGACCAGTGATTAACAAAAAACAATTTGATAAAATTAAAAATTATATTGAAATTGGTAAAGAAGAAGGTAAATTAGAACAAGGTGGCGGTACTGATGATTCAAAAGGTTACTTTGTAGAACCGACAATCATTTCAGGACTTAAATCTAAAGATAGAATTATGCAAGAAGAAATTTTTGGTCCAGTAGTTGGATTCGTAAAAGTTAATAACTTTGACGAAGCAATTGAGGTTGCTAATGATACAGACTATGGTTTAACGGGTGCAGTAATTACAAATAATCGTGAACATTGGATTAAAGCAGTTAACGAATTTGATGTAGGTAATTTATACCTTAACAGAGGCTGTACTTCAGCAGTTGTTGGCTATCATCCATTTGGTGGATTCAAGATGTCAGGTACAGACGCTAAAACAGGTAGCCCAGACTACTTATTACATTTCTTAGAACAAAAGGTTGTTTCAGAAATGTTCTAA
- a CDS encoding heavy metal translocating P-type ATPase has protein sequence MANTKKTTLDITGMTCAACSNRIEKKLNKLDDVNAQVNLTTEKATVEYNPDQHDVQEFINTIQHLGYGVAVETVELDITGMTCAACSSRIEKVLNKMDGVQKATVNLTTEQAKVDYYPEETDANQLITRIQKLGYDAAVKDKNKDQASRKTKELQHKLIKLIISAALSLPLLMLMFVHLFNMHIPSLFMNPWFQFILATPVQFIIGWQFYVGAYKNLRNGGANMDVLVAVGTSAAYFYSIYEMLRWLSGVTTQPHLYFETSAVLITLILFGKYLEARAKSQTTNALGELLSLQAKEARILKDGNEIMIPLNDVRVGDTLIVKPGEKIPVDGTIIKGMTSIDESMLTGESIPVEKNVEDTVIGSTMNKNGTITMTATKVGGDTALANIIKVVEEAQSSKAPIQRLADIISGYFVPIVVGIALLTFIVWFTLVTPGIFEPALVASISVLVIACPCALGLATPTSIMVGTGRAAENGILFKGGEFVERTHQIDTIVLDKTGTITNGRPVVTDYHGDDQTLQLLATAEKDSEHPLAEAIVNYAKDKHMQLTETTSFKAVPGHGIEATIEDHHILVGNRKLMAENDISLPKHISDDLINYEQDGKTAMLIAVNHSLTGIIAVADTVKEHAKDAIKQLHDMGIEVAMLTGDNKNTAQAIAKQVGIDTVIADILPEEKAAQIAKLQQQGKKVAMVGDGVNDAPALVKADIGIAIGTGTEVAIEAADITILGGDLMLIPKAIYASKATIRNIRQNLFWAFGYNIAGIPIAAMGLLAPWVAGAAMALSSVSVVTNALRLKKMRLEPRRKDA, from the coding sequence GTGGCTAATACGAAAAAAACAACTTTAGACATCACTGGTATGACTTGTGCCGCATGTTCAAATCGTATCGAAAAGAAACTCAATAAACTGGATGACGTCAATGCCCAAGTGAATTTAACGACTGAAAAAGCAACCGTTGAATATAACCCTGACCAACATGATGTCCAAGAATTTATTAATACAATTCAACACTTAGGATACGGTGTTGCTGTTGAGACTGTTGAATTAGATATAACAGGTATGACTTGCGCTGCTTGCTCAAGCCGTATTGAAAAAGTATTAAATAAAATGGATGGCGTTCAGAAGGCGACTGTCAATTTAACAACAGAACAAGCTAAAGTCGACTACTATCCTGAAGAAACAGACGCTAATCAGCTTATTACGCGCATTCAAAAATTAGGTTATGATGCAGCAGTTAAAGATAAAAACAAAGATCAAGCGTCACGAAAGACGAAAGAACTTCAACATAAATTAATAAAATTAATCATATCAGCGGCATTATCATTACCGTTATTAATGTTAATGTTTGTACATTTATTCAATATGCATATACCGTCATTATTTATGAATCCATGGTTCCAATTTATCTTGGCAACACCAGTTCAATTTATTATTGGATGGCAATTTTATGTAGGTGCATACAAAAACTTAAGAAATGGTGGCGCCAATATGGATGTACTTGTTGCTGTTGGTACAAGTGCAGCATATTTTTATAGTATTTATGAAATGCTACGTTGGCTTAGTGGCGTAACAACGCAACCGCATTTATATTTTGAAACAAGCGCTGTCCTGATTACTTTAATTTTATTCGGTAAATATTTGGAAGCTAGAGCAAAGTCTCAAACAACAAATGCACTTGGCGAATTGTTAAGCTTACAAGCTAAGGAAGCACGTATTTTAAAGGATGGAAATGAAATTATGATTCCATTAAATGATGTGCGCGTTGGAGATACGCTTATTGTTAAACCTGGTGAAAAAATTCCTGTCGATGGCACAATTATTAAAGGTATGACTTCAATTGATGAATCAATGTTAACGGGTGAGTCTATCCCTGTTGAGAAAAATGTTGAAGATACTGTAATTGGTTCAACGATGAATAAAAATGGCACAATTACAATGACAGCAACAAAAGTCGGTGGCGACACTGCGTTAGCAAACATAATTAAAGTTGTCGAAGAAGCTCAAAGCTCTAAAGCGCCAATTCAACGATTAGCAGATATTATTTCGGGTTATTTTGTTCCAATTGTCGTTGGTATTGCATTATTAACATTTATCGTTTGGTTTACTTTAGTTACACCTGGCATATTCGAGCCTGCACTTGTTGCAAGTATTTCAGTTCTCGTGATTGCTTGTCCGTGTGCATTAGGCCTTGCTACACCAACTTCTATTATGGTAGGTACTGGCCGTGCTGCTGAAAATGGTATTTTATTTAAAGGTGGCGAGTTTGTTGAACGTACGCATCAAATTGATACTATCGTTTTAGATAAAACTGGCACGATTACAAATGGTCGTCCAGTCGTGACCGATTATCATGGTGACGATCAAACTTTACAATTACTTGCTACTGCTGAAAAAGATTCTGAGCATCCGTTAGCAGAAGCAATTGTAAACTATGCTAAAGACAAACATATGCAGTTAACTGAGACAACATCATTTAAAGCCGTGCCTGGTCATGGTATTGAAGCAACAATTGAAGACCATCATATATTAGTTGGTAATCGTAAATTAATGGCTGAAAATGATATTAGCTTACCTAAGCATATTTCTGATGACTTAATAAATTATGAACAAGATGGTAAAACGGCTATGCTTATTGCCGTTAATCACTCATTGACTGGTATAATTGCAGTTGCAGATACTGTGAAGGAACATGCTAAAGATGCCATCAAACAATTACACGATATGGGTATTGAAGTTGCCATGTTAACTGGTGACAATAAAAATACTGCTCAAGCAATTGCCAAACAAGTTGGTATTGATACAGTTATTGCTGACATTTTACCTGAAGAAAAAGCTGCACAGATTGCCAAACTACAACAGCAAGGTAAGAAAGTGGCTATGGTTGGTGACGGTGTGAATGATGCCCCTGCATTAGTTAAAGCAGATATCGGTATTGCCATTGGTACAGGTACAGAAGTCGCAATTGAAGCAGCTGATATCACTATTCTTGGTGGCGACTTAATGCTTATTCCTAAAGCCATTTATGCAAGCAAAGCAACCATTCGTAATATTCGCCAAAATCTATTTTGGGCATTCGGTTATAATATTGCTGGTATTCCTATTGCAGCAATGGGATTACTTGCACCATGGGTTGCTGGTGCTGCGATGGCATTAAGTTCAGTAAGTGTTGTCACAAATGCACTTAGATTGAAAAAAATGCGCTTAGAACCACGCCGTAAAGATGCCTAG
- a CDS encoding CHAP domain-containing protein codes for MKKIVTATIATAGLATIAFAGHDAQAAEQNNNGYNPNDAQSYSYTYTIDAQGNYHYTWTGNWNPSQLEQNNTYYYNNNNTYNTSYNNYSYSNYNNYNRSYQSSNYSYNNYTYNNQASSNYYHTGGSGASYTTTSNNVHVTSTVAPSSNGRSISNGYASGSNLYTSGQCTYYVFNRVGGKIGSTWGNASNWASAAASAGYTVNNTPKAGAIMQTTQGYYGHVAYVEGVNSNGSVRVSEMNYGHGAGVVTSRTISASQAGSYNFIH; via the coding sequence ATGAAAAAAATCGTTACAGCTACTATTGCAACAGCAGGACTTGCAACTATCGCATTCGCAGGACATGACGCACAAGCCGCAGAACAAAATAACAATGGGTATAATCCTAATGATGCACAATCATACAGCTATACGTATACAATTGATGCTCAAGGTAATTATCATTACACTTGGACAGGAAATTGGAACCCAAGTCAGTTAGAACAAAACAATACGTATTACTACAATAATAATAATACTTACAATACTTCATATAATAATTATAGCTATAGTAACTACAATAACTATAATCGTTCATATCAAAGCAGTAACTATTCATATAACAACTACACATATAATAACCAAGCATCTTCAAATTACTATCATACTGGTGGATCAGGTGCGAGCTATACTACTACAAGTAACAACGTTCACGTTACTTCAACAGTAGCACCATCATCAAATGGCCGTTCAATTTCAAATGGTTATGCATCAGGAAGTAACTTATATACATCAGGTCAATGTACTTATTATGTATTTAATCGTGTTGGTGGTAAAATCGGCTCAACATGGGGCAATGCTAGTAATTGGGCTAGCGCAGCTGCATCAGCTGGCTATACAGTGAACAATACACCTAAAGCAGGTGCTATTATGCAAACAACACAAGGTTACTATGGCCATGTTGCTTACGTTGAAGGTGTTAACAGCAACGGTTCTGTACGTGTGTCAGAAATGAACTATGGTCACGGTGCAGGTGTCGTTACATCACGTACTATTTCTGCTAGTCAAGCAGGCTCATATAACTTCATCCATTAA
- a CDS encoding sugar O-acetyltransferase, with amino-acid sequence MTEKEKMLAQEWYDANFDQDLINERAHAKDLCFELNHTRPSDTKRRKQLIDQLFQTTTDNVSISIPFDTDYGWNVKLGKNVYVNTNCYFMDGGQITIGDNVFIGPNCGFYTATHPLNFHQRNEGFEKAGPIHIGSHTWFGGHVAVLPGVTIGEGSVIGAGSVVTKDIPSNSLAVGNPCKVIREIDNEFSDGHFGGKNG; translated from the coding sequence ATGACGGAAAAAGAAAAAATGTTGGCGCAAGAGTGGTATGACGCAAACTTTGATCAAGATTTAATTAATGAACGTGCTCATGCTAAAGATCTTTGTTTTGAATTAAATCATACAAGACCCAGTGATACAAAGAGAAGAAAGCAATTGATTGATCAATTATTCCAAACTACAACAGACAATGTAAGTATTTCAATTCCCTTTGATACCGATTATGGGTGGAACGTCAAACTTGGCAAAAATGTCTATGTCAATACGAATTGTTATTTTATGGATGGTGGTCAAATTACGATAGGTGACAATGTTTTTATTGGTCCTAATTGTGGATTTTATACAGCGACACATCCGCTTAATTTTCATCAAAGAAATGAAGGATTTGAAAAAGCAGGACCTATTCATATAGGAAGTCATACTTGGTTTGGGGGTCATGTGGCAGTCTTACCTGGGGTTACTATCGGAGAAGGTAGTGTAATTGGTGCAGGTAGTGTTGTTACAAAAGATATACCATCAAATAGTTTAGCGGTTGGTAACCCTTGTAAAGTTATTCGTGAGATTGATAATGAATTTTCGGATGGACATTTTGGTGGTAAAAACGGATAA
- a CDS encoding acyltransferase family protein, translating into MDTKDFKRLEKMYSPRYLPGLDGLRAFAVIGILIYHLNTQWLSGGFLGVDTFFVISGYLITSLLISEYYRTQKIDLLEFWKRRLKRLIPAVLFLICVVLTFTLIFKPDLIIQMKRDAIAAIFYVSNWWYISQNVDYFNQFAIEPLKHLWSLAIEEQFYLIFPLVITFLLHRFKPRNIIQTLFVVSLISLGLMMVIHLVTGDNSRVYFGTDTRLQTLLLGCILAFIWPPFALKKDISKKVVASLDIIGISGFAVLMTLFFIVGDQDQWIYNGGFYIISFVTLFIIAIAVHPSSLFAKFLSMKPFLIIGKRSYSLYLWHYPIIVFMNSYYVQGQIPAYVYVIEILLTALMAEISYRFIETPIRKNGFKAFAFLPKKKSQFIRTILVILLLIPTITVLAGQFDALGKQHETQKKEKKTEFKTTKKKVDKKDKAKQDDKQKANSKEDIKKSSPLLIGDSVMVDIGNVFTKKIPNAQIDGKVGRQLVDATPIVKSQYKDYAKKGQKVVVELGTNGDFTKDQLNELLDSFGKADIYLVSIRVPRNYEGRINKLIYEAAEKRSNVHLVDWYKASAGHPEYFAYDGIHLEYAGSKALTDLIVKTMETHSSNKK; encoded by the coding sequence ATGGATACAAAAGACTTTAAACGTTTAGAAAAAATGTATTCCCCGCGATACTTACCAGGATTAGATGGTTTAAGGGCATTCGCAGTTATAGGAATTCTAATTTATCACTTGAATACACAATGGTTAAGTGGGGGATTCTTAGGGGTAGACACATTCTTCGTTATTTCAGGGTATTTAATAACAAGTTTGTTAATTAGTGAATATTATCGTACGCAAAAGATTGATTTATTAGAGTTTTGGAAACGAAGATTGAAACGATTAATTCCAGCAGTATTGTTTTTAATATGTGTGGTACTAACGTTTACACTTATATTTAAACCAGATTTAATTATACAGATGAAGCGAGATGCTATTGCAGCTATATTCTATGTGTCAAACTGGTGGTACATCTCACAGAATGTAGATTATTTTAACCAATTTGCTATTGAACCACTAAAACATTTATGGTCATTAGCCATTGAAGAACAATTTTATTTGATTTTCCCATTGGTTATCACTTTCTTATTACATAGATTTAAACCGAGAAATATTATACAAACTCTATTTGTTGTGTCTCTTATTTCATTAGGACTTATGATGGTAATTCATTTAGTTACTGGAGACAATTCGCGTGTATATTTCGGTACAGATACTCGATTACAGACATTATTACTAGGTTGTATTTTAGCTTTTATATGGCCACCTTTTGCTTTGAAAAAAGATATTTCTAAAAAGGTTGTTGCCTCATTAGACATTATCGGTATATCTGGATTTGCCGTACTGATGACGTTATTCTTTATTGTTGGAGACCAAGATCAATGGATATATAATGGAGGATTTTATATTATTTCCTTTGTGACATTATTCATTATCGCGATTGCGGTTCATCCTTCAAGTTTATTTGCCAAATTTTTAAGTATGAAGCCGTTTTTAATAATAGGTAAACGTTCATATAGTTTATATTTATGGCATTACCCTATCATTGTATTTATGAACAGTTATTATGTACAAGGGCAAATTCCAGCGTATGTCTATGTTATAGAGATTTTATTAACAGCTTTAATGGCTGAAATTTCATATCGTTTTATTGAAACACCAATACGTAAAAATGGATTTAAAGCTTTTGCGTTTTTACCTAAAAAGAAAAGTCAATTTATTAGAACAATATTGGTTATCTTATTATTAATTCCGACAATCACAGTGCTAGCCGGACAGTTCGATGCGTTAGGTAAGCAGCATGAGACTCAGAAAAAAGAAAAGAAAACAGAATTTAAAACGACGAAGAAAAAAGTCGATAAGAAAGACAAAGCTAAGCAAGATGATAAGCAAAAAGCTAATAGCAAAGAAGATATTAAAAAGTCATCTCCATTATTAATAGGTGATTCAGTCATGGTGGATATTGGTAATGTCTTTACTAAGAAGATACCAAATGCACAAATTGATGGTAAGGTTGGTAGACAACTTGTTGATGCAACGCCGATTGTGAAATCACAATATAAAGACTACGCTAAAAAAGGTCAAAAAGTAGTTGTGGAGCTTGGTACAAATGGTGACTTTACTAAAGATCAATTAAATGAACTATTAGATAGCTTTGGTAAAGCAGATATTTACTTAGTTTCAATTAGAGTACCTAGAAATTATGAAGGTAGAATAAATAAATTGATTTACGAAGCAGCTGAAAAGCGTTCCAATGTACATCTAGTAGATTGGTATAAAGCTTCAGCAGGTCATCCTGAGTACTTTGCCTATGATGGTATACATTTAGAATATGCGGGTAGTAAAGCGTTAACAGATTTGATTGTAAAAACGATGGAAACGCACTCGTCAAATAAAAAATAA
- a CDS encoding aminotransferase class I/II-fold pyridoxal phosphate-dependent enzyme yields the protein MISNKLAGVPDSYFCKTMGRKIEHGPLPFINMAVGIPDGPTPQGIINHFAEALRIPENQKYGAFHGKESFKQAIVDFYQRQYDVTLDKEEEVCILYGTKNGLVAVPTCVINPGDYVLLPDPGYTDYLAGVLLADGKPVPLNLEPPHYLPEWSKVNPQILEKTKLIYLTYPNNPTGSTATKEVFDEAIARVKGTDTKIVHDFAYGAFGFDAKNPSILSSENGKDVAIEIYSLSKGYNMSGFRVGFAVGNKDIIQALKKYQTHTNAGMFGALQDAAVYALNHYDDFLEEQSNVFKARRDRFEGILAKANLPFVHAKGGIYAWLKTPPGYDSEQFEQFLVKEKSILVAPGKPFGDNGNHYVRISLALDDQQLDEAATRLTDLAYLYH from the coding sequence ATGATTTCAAATAAATTAGCGGGTGTACCTGACAGCTATTTTTGTAAAACAATGGGGCGTAAAATTGAACATGGTCCATTACCATTTATTAATATGGCAGTTGGTATTCCAGATGGGCCCACACCTCAAGGTATTATTAATCATTTTGCTGAAGCGTTACGTATTCCGGAAAATCAAAAATATGGTGCTTTTCATGGCAAAGAGTCATTCAAGCAAGCCATTGTTGATTTTTATCAAAGACAGTATGATGTGACGTTGGATAAGGAAGAAGAAGTATGTATTTTATATGGTACAAAGAATGGACTGGTTGCAGTACCAACTTGTGTCATTAATCCAGGAGATTACGTGTTATTACCTGATCCAGGTTATACAGATTACTTGGCGGGAGTACTTTTAGCTGATGGAAAGCCAGTGCCACTTAATTTAGAACCACCACATTATTTGCCAGAATGGTCGAAGGTTAATCCACAAATTTTAGAAAAAACAAAGTTAATATATTTAACGTATCCAAATAATCCAACAGGTTCCACAGCTACGAAAGAAGTATTTGATGAAGCAATTGCAAGGGTTAAAGGTACAGATACTAAAATTGTGCATGATTTTGCTTACGGTGCTTTCGGATTTGATGCTAAAAATCCAAGTATATTATCCTCGGAAAATGGAAAAGATGTTGCTATAGAAATATATTCATTGTCCAAAGGTTATAACATGTCAGGGTTTAGAGTCGGTTTTGCGGTTGGTAATAAAGATATAATTCAAGCTTTGAAAAAGTATCAAACGCACACAAATGCTGGTATGTTTGGCGCATTACAAGATGCGGCAGTATATGCTTTGAATCATTATGATGATTTTTTAGAAGAGCAAAGCAATGTGTTTAAAGCACGTCGTGATCGATTTGAAGGAATACTTGCAAAGGCCAATTTGCCGTTTGTTCACGCCAAAGGAGGCATATACGCCTGGTTGAAAACACCACCTGGCTATGACAGCGAGCAATTTGAACAATTTTTAGTGAAAGAAAAATCCATACTTGTCGCACCGGGAAAACCATTTGGAGATAACGGCAATCATTACGTTAGAATATCTCTGGCGTTAGATGATCAACAATTGGATGAAGCGGCAACAAGGTTAACAGATTTAGCCTATTTATATCATTAA
- the cwrA gene encoding cell wall inhibition responsive protein CwrA, which yields MRILLTGTVAILIILGIVKTIQDQEMTNDTSRQLSDNKDDDKVIHLNNFKNLHAKEFNPSDFF from the coding sequence ATGAGAATATTACTTACAGGCACAGTTGCTATCTTAATCATTTTAGGTATAGTTAAAACGATTCAAGACCAAGAAATGACAAACGACACAAGTCGTCAGTTGTCAGACAACAAAGATGACGATAAAGTCATCCATCTTAACAATTTCAAAAATTTACATGCGAAAGAATTTAACCCATCTGATTTCTTTTAA
- a CDS encoding D-lactate dehydrogenase, translating into MTKIKIMSVRDEDMPYIKAWAEKHQVEVDITKDALTDANVETVAGYDGLSLSQQIPLSEQVYKRLNELGIKQIAQRSAGFDTYDLDLASKYNLIVSNVPSYSPNSIAEFAVNQAINVVRHFNQIQTKVRAHDFRWEPSILSKSIKDLKVAVIGTGRIGRVVADIFANGYQSEVIAYDPFPNAKVATYVEYKDTIEEAIEGADIVTLHIPATKYNHYLFDAKLFEHFKKGAVFVNCARGSLVDTNALLDALDNGLIKGAALDTYEYERKLFPSDQRGKPLNDPLLESLIDREDVILTPHIAFYTEAAVENLIVDALDATLDVLQTGDTKLRVN; encoded by the coding sequence ATGACAAAAATTAAAATAATGAGTGTACGTGATGAAGATATGCCTTACATTAAAGCATGGGCAGAGAAACATCAAGTTGAGGTAGATATTACGAAAGATGCGTTAACAGATGCCAATGTTGAAACTGTCGCAGGCTATGATGGGTTATCATTGTCACAACAAATACCATTATCAGAACAAGTTTATAAACGATTAAATGAATTAGGAATTAAACAAATTGCTCAACGTAGTGCAGGATTTGATACATATGATTTAGATTTAGCGAGTAAATATAATTTGATTGTATCTAATGTGCCTTCATACTCTCCAAATTCTATCGCAGAGTTTGCTGTGAACCAAGCAATTAATGTGGTGCGTCATTTTAATCAGATTCAAACGAAAGTTCGTGCGCACGATTTTAGATGGGAACCGTCTATTTTATCGAAATCTATTAAAGATTTAAAAGTTGCCGTTATTGGAACTGGGCGCATTGGGCGTGTAGTGGCTGATATCTTTGCTAATGGGTATCAAAGTGAAGTAATTGCATATGATCCATTTCCAAATGCTAAAGTCGCAACATATGTCGAATACAAAGATACGATTGAAGAAGCAATTGAAGGTGCAGATATCGTGACGTTACATATACCTGCAACGAAATATAATCATTACTTATTTGATGCTAAATTGTTTGAACATTTTAAAAAAGGGGCAGTATTTGTCAATTGTGCAAGAGGTTCTTTAGTAGATACTAATGCATTACTCGATGCATTGGATAACGGTTTAATCAAGGGTGCCGCACTTGACACGTATGAATATGAACGTAAGTTATTCCCGAGTGATCAAAGGGGCAAACCATTGAATGATCCATTGCTAGAGTCATTGATTGACCGAGAAGATGTTATATTAACACCACATATTGCGTTTTATACTGAAGCTGCTGTCGAAAATCTAATCGTAGATGCATTAGATGCAACATTAGATGTATTGCAGACTGGGGATACTAAGTTAAGAGTAAATTAA
- the farR gene encoding fatty acid efflux pump transcriptional regulator FarR codes for MKETDLRVIKTKKALSSSLLQLLEQQLFQTITVNQICDNALVHRTTFYKHFYDKYDLLEYLFNQLTKDYFARDISDRLNHPFQTISDTINNKEDLREIAEFQEEDIEFNKVLKNVCIKIMHDDIKNNRDRIDIDSDVPDNLIFYIYDSLIEGFMHWIKDEKIDWPGEDIDNIFHRLINIKIK; via the coding sequence ATGAAAGAGACAGATTTAAGAGTTATTAAGACGAAAAAAGCATTATCTAGTAGTTTACTTCAATTGTTAGAGCAGCAATTATTCCAAACGATTACTGTCAATCAAATTTGTGACAATGCACTTGTACACCGTACAACTTTTTATAAACACTTTTATGATAAATACGATCTTCTAGAATATTTGTTCAACCAATTGACTAAAGACTACTTTGCTAGAGATATTAGCGATCGCCTTAACCATCCATTCCAAACGATTAGTGATACGATTAATAATAAAGAAGATTTGAGAGAAATCGCAGAATTCCAAGAAGAAGATATCGAATTTAATAAAGTTCTGAAAAATGTTTGCATTAAAATTATGCATGATGATATCAAAAACAATAGAGATCGGATTGATATTGATAGTGACGTTCCAGACAATCTCATATTTTATATTTATGATTCGTTGATTGAAGGATTTATGCATTGGATTAAAGATGAAAAAATAGACTGGCCTGGCGAAGATATTGATAACATTTTCCATAGATTAATCAATATTAAAATCAAATAG